Proteins encoded together in one Lathyrus oleraceus cultivar Zhongwan6 chromosome 5, CAAS_Psat_ZW6_1.0, whole genome shotgun sequence window:
- the LOC127081690 gene encoding uncharacterized protein LOC127081690 yields the protein MQKTNSNIETLRVQALSILCTPHPFLDFSCLSPIQDKVDPCCGTNDQISDDASFDFDNFAFIQDNLDPYSQINKFKKATKKNEEQEFSFACTNVKGMHIFADDIFENGKMRALLPTFDQSLQLFPTINNNASHIRHPLKNIFIKNYLSPQSISSGISKETQNEILQNITMKASSECYEKSNSTGSSNLWRFRQNLDLRSNSDHKDSFVILNPSESKTSIKPNVENIIIKKRKVTAYEKLYVTNKARKGSNKRRSLLPYKHGLFGFFTNMHELSRNLHPF from the exons ATGCAGAAAACAAACTCAAATATAGAGACGTTAAGGGTGCAAGCACTATCAATCCTTTGTACACCTCACCCTTTCCTTGATTTTTCTTGCTTATCTCCTATTCAAGATAAAGTTGATCCATGTTGTGGCACAAATGACCAAATAAGTGACGATGCTTCTTTTGATTTTGATAACTTTGCTTTCATCCAAGATAATCTTGATCCATATT CACAAATCAACAAATTCAAAAAAGCGACgaagaaaaatgaagaacaagAATTTAGTTTTGCATGCACCAATGTCAAAGGAATGCATATATTTGCCGATGACATATTTGAAAATGGAAAAATGAGAGCATTACTGCCTACTTTTGACCAATCGCTTCAATTATTCCCCACCATAAATAACAATGCTTCACATATTCGACATCCTCTAAAGAACATCTTTATTAAGAATTATTTAAGTCCACAGTCAATATCGAGTGGTATTTCTAAAGAAACTCAAAATGAGATATTGCAAAATATTACAATGAAGGCTTCAAGTGAGTGTTACGAGAAAAGCAACTCAACAGGATCATCAAATCTCTGGAGATTTAGACAAAATTTGGATCTTCGAAGTAACAGTGACCATAAGGATTCTTTTGTTATATTGAATCCTTCAGAGTCAAAAACGTCAATAAAGCCCAATGTAGAAAACATCATTATTAAAAAGAGGAAAG TAACGGCTTATGAGAAGCTTTATGTGACAAATAAAGCAAGAAAAGGGAGCAATAAACGAAGATCACTTTTGCCATACAAACACGGGCTATTCGGATTCTTTACCAACATGCATGAATTGAGTAGAAACCTGCACCCCTTTTGA